A stretch of DNA from Streptomyces gobiensis:
GTCTGGCTGTACCGGCGCTGGGGGCGGCTCGGTCCGCTGGTCGCGGCGCACGCGATGATCGACATCGTGGCCTTCACCGGCTACGCGCTGCTGGCGCGCAAGGTGGGCTGGCTGCCCACGGCCTGATCCGCCCCCGGTGCGGTACGTCAGAGCCCGGTGAGCAGTTCCCCGTCGATGACGGTGACGGCGGTGCCGGTCAGCAGTGTGCGGTCCTCGCGCAGCATGGTGCGTACCAGCCCCGTACGTGCTGACACCTGCAGGCCCGTCAGCTCGGCACGGTTCAGCCGGGCGGACCAGAAGGGCGCGAGGGCCGTGTGTGCGCTGCCGGTGACCGGATCCTCATTGACGCCGACGGCCGGGAAGAAGCCGCGGGATACGAAGTCATAGTCGCCGGCGGGGTCGTCGGCGCGTGCGGTGACGACGAAGCCGCGTCCGCCGAGCCGGGCCAGCGCGGGGAAGTCGGGGGCCAGTGAGCGGACGGTCTTCTCATCGCCCACCTCGACCAGATAATCGCCGACCTGAGGACCCGTGTAGTGGGTGGACAGAGCCTGCACGCCCAGCGCCGTGGCCGCCTCCTCGGGCAGCGGCGCCGGGGTCAGCGGAGCGGTCGGGAAGTCCAGGGTGATCGACCCGTCCGCAGCGGTATCGGCGCTGAGGACACCGCTGCGGGTGGCGAACCGGACGGTGCCGGATGCCCGGCCGGAGGTGTGCAGGACATGGGCGGTGGCGAGGGTCGCGTGACCGCACAGACTCACTTCGGCAGCCGGGGCGAACCAGCGCAGTGCCCAGTCTGCTTCGGAACCCGGGGCCAGCGGGTGGGCGTAGGCGGTCTCGGAGAGGTTGACCTCGGCGGCGAGCCGCTGGAGCTGCTCATCCTCGGGGAAGGGCCCGGAGTCCAGCAGCACCACGGCGGCCGGGTTCCCGGCGAAGGGACGGTCGGTAAAGGCGTCAACGATACAGATCTTCATGACCGCTGAGCGTAGAAGTCCACCGACGGCGCGGGCCAAGGCCAATTCGCGGGAACTGGACCGGGATTGGTTTGCCGACAGGAGGCCCGGCGCGGCGATGAATCGTCACCGGGGGTGACGGCGGAAGGCCAGGCGTCTCCGGAGCACTGCCCGTGGTGGCCGACGGTGTCGCGCCGGGCTGGTCCCCGGCGGCGGCCACGGCCATGGTGGGCGCCTGGGAACGGGCGGGGGCGCGCGGCCGCCCACGGGCCGAGGGAGTTGACTCTTCGCGGCGCTGGCCGCCGATCCTGGCTGCCGGGCGGCCGAGGTGCTGGACCGCGCGGGTGTCGGCCGGGACGCGCCGGCCGCACGGCTGCTGGACAGGGGCCCGTGTCAGGGGTGAAAGGGTCGACACTCATGATGCCGATGGGCATGATGACCGGGTGCCTGCCTCGAACACCGTCACCTCCGTGCGCTCCGGCCGGAGCGTTGGCCTCAGCCTCGCGCTCTTCTCGGCCTTCGCCTTCGGCGGCTCCGGCGTAGCCGCGAAGCCACTGATCGAGGCGGGTCTTGACCCACTGCACGTGACCTGGCTACGGGTCGCTGGAGCCGCCCTCGTGATGCTCCCGCTCGCCTGGCACCACCGCGGGCTGCTGCGGGAACGCCCCGCGCTGCTGGCCGGGTTCGGGCTCTTCGCGGTCGCTGGCGTACAGGCGTGCTACTTCGCGGCGATCTCCCGTATCCCGGTCGGTGTCGCGCTGCTTATCGAATATCTGGCACCCGCACTGGTGCTGGGCTGGGTGCGCTGTGTGCAACGGCGGCCGGTAACCCGGGCGGCGGGCGTGGGTGTGGTGCTCGCTGTGGGTGGTCTGACCTGCGTCGTCGAGATCTGGACCGGGCTGAGCTTCGATCTCCTCGGACTGCTGCTCGCCCTTGGCGCCGCCTGTTGCCAGGTCGGCTACTTCATCCTGTCCGACCACGGCAGCGGCGACCCGGACGGCCGCCCGGCGCCGGACCCGATCGGTGTCATCACCTATGGGCTGCTGTTCGGCGCCGGGGTGCTTACGATCATCGCCCGCCCCTGGGGCATGGAGTGGCCGGTGCTCGGCGGCAAGGCCGCGATGGACGGAACCCCGGTGCCTGCCGCGCTGCTGCTGGGGTGGATCGTGCTGATCGCGACGGTGACCGCCTATCTGACCGGAGTGGTGGCGGTCCGCCGTCTGTCCCCGCAAGTGGCGGGGGTTGTCGCCTGTCTTGAAGCGGTCATCGCCACGGTGCTCGCCTGGGTGCTGCTCGGCGAGTACCTTTCGGCCGCACAGGTCCTCGGTGGCGCTGTCGTTCTCGCCGGTGCCTTTGTCGCGCAGAGCTCGACGCCCAGGGCCGCCCCTCCAGAGCCGGTGGCGCTGGGCGGAGCGGCCGAGCCCGTAGCCGAGTTGCCCGCGGAGGTCCAGGCCTCGTAGGGTGCCGGTCGTGCCTTTGACTGTGCTTCCGCCGCCCGCCGCGTAAGGCGGGCAAGCCGAGGAAGACCGCGCCGGAGTCCCATGTCGGACCGCCCGCGCAGGTCGTAGCTGCCCGCATACGGGATCACGCGACCCTTCCATGTCTTCCGCGGGAGCACCTCCATGCAGTACCACCCTTCCCCGACCCCGCCTGTGGGCCGGGGGCTGATCTTCGTCATCATCGCCGCGACCACCTGGGGCACCGCCGGTGCGGCCGCCGCGCTGCTCTTCGACACCAGCGGGCTCGGCCCCATCGCACTGACCTTCTGGCGAGTGGCCGGCGGACTCGCCCTGCTGCTGGCCGTACGGGCGCTGCGCCGACGGCCTGCCGCGGCACCGGTTGGCGAGCCACGCCGTCGCCGCATCACCCGGATCGCCCTCACGGGCCTCGGCTTCACGGTCTTCCAGGTCGCCTACTTCGCCGCCGTGGAGGCCACCGGACTGGCGGTCGCCACGGTGATCACCCTCGGCGCGGCGCCGGTGCTCGTCGCGCTGGGCGCCCGGGTGTGGATGGCCGAGCGGCTCGGCCGGGGCGGAGCGCTCGCGGTCGTGTGCACCCTCATAGGGCTGTGCGTGCTGGTGCTCGGCGGCGCCGACGGCTCCGGCACGGTGCGTCCGCTGGGTGTGGCCTACGCGCTGCTCTCCGCTCTGGGCTACTGCGCCATGACCCTCTACATCCGGCACCTGGGACGTACCGGCGGTGCGGGCGATCCCTTCGCCACCAGTGTCTCCGCCTTCGCGGTCGCGGCGGTGCTCTTGCTGCCGCTCGCCGGAGTGGAGGGGATGTGGCCGCAGGCGGAGGGGCTGGGCCGCTCGCTGTGGCTGATGGCCTACATCGCGGCCGTCCCGACCGCCCTCGCCTACGGGCTGTATTTCGCCGGGCTCGCCGTGGTGCGGGCCGCCACCGCCTCGCTGATCGTGCTGATCGAGCCGGTTACGGCCGCGCTGATCGCGGTGACCCTGCTCGGCGAGCACCTCACCGTCCCCACCGTCGTCGGAACCGCGGTGCTGCTGGCGGCGGTGACGGCGCTCGTACTGGCCGAGGCCCGGTCAGCGGCGGGCGTAAGCCGTGAGGTAGCCCGGAACCGGGACCGAGACATCGAGGTCGTCGGCCGGGACCGGGGCGCCGTAGGACGTGGCGACTGGGAGGACACCGCTCCAGTGCGGGAGTGACAGGTCCTCGGGATCGTCGTTCGGGCCGCCGTCGCGGACCTTGGCGGAGACCTCGTGCAGGTCGAGCACGAGGACCGCGGTGGCGGCCAGCTCCTTGGCGTTGGCCGGGCGGACGTCCGCCGCCCGGCCCGGCACCACATGGTCGACCAGGGCGTCAAGTACACGGGCCTTCTCGCTCTGGTCGGTCAGTGGCCGGGCGGTGCCGTGGACGACCACCGAGCGGTAGTTGAGGGAGTGGTGCATCGCCGAGCGGGCCAGCACCAGCCCGTCGACATGGGTGACGGTCACACACACCGGCAGCCCCGGACCGGCCTGTCCGGCGGCGCGCAGCGGCCGGGAGCCGGTCGAGCCGTGCACATAGAGCCGCTCGCCGATACGGGCGTAGAGGGTGGGCAGGACAACGGGTGCGCCGTCGCGGACGAAGCCCAGATGGCACAGATAGCCCTCGTCAAGTATCGCGTGCACCAACTCCTTGTCGTACGCGGCACGTTCGCGCGCCCGGGTGGGGACGGTGCGCTCGGTCGGCGCGTAGGAGTCCGCGGTGACGGCCATGGTGCTCTCCTCTGGTGGTTTATTATGCACTAGTGCATAATCTGGTTTGTGCTAGGAGAGTATCGGATTGCCGGGCGGCGCGCAGCTGAGATCGCCGCAAGCGTGGAGCGAGGGGTGGGCTCCGGTGAGCTGCCGCCGGGACAAGTCCTGCCTCCCATGCGGGAGCTGGCCGCTCAGCTCGGGGTGAACCCCAACACCGTCGCCGCCGCCTACCGCACCCTGCGGGAGCGGGGCGTCATCGAGACCGCCGGGCGCCGGGGAAGCCGGGTGCGTGCCAGGCCCGCCAGTACGCCACGGGAAGCGATCCGGGTCGAGGCGCCCGAGGGGGTGCGCGACATCTCGCAGGGCAACCCCGACCTGGCCCTGCTGCCCGCCCTCGGCGCCGCCCTCGCCGCGGCCGCCGCGCGCTATGCCCAGCGGCCCTCGCTGTACGGTGACCCCGCCGTCAGCGCGGAGCTGGTCCGTATGGCGCGCGAGGCCTTCGCCGCTGACGGAGTGCCCGAGGCGCCGGTCGCTCTCGCCTCCGGCTCCCTCGACGCCATCGAGCGGACCCTTACGGCACACCTCAAGCCCGGCGACGCGGTCGCCGTCGAGGACCCCGGCTGGGGCAGCCTGCTCGACCTGGTCCCGGCGCTCGGGCTGCGTGCCGTCCCCGTCACCGTCGACGACGAGGGACCGCTGCCGGAGCGGGCCGACCATGCGCTGCGGCGAGGGGCCCGGGCTCTGGTCGTCACCGACCGGGCGCAGAATCCCACCGGCGCCGCGGTCTCCGCCGAGCGCGCCGACGCGCTGCGTGAGGTGCTCGCCGCTCACCCCCGCACCGTGCTGATCGAGGACGACCATGGGCACGGCATCGTCGATCTCCCGCTGTATCCGCTCGCGGGCAGCACCGACCACTGGATCCTGATTCGCTCCACCGCCAAGGCATACGGCCCCGATCTGCGGCTCGCCGTGGCCACCGGTGACGCGGTGACCCTCGACCGGTTGCAGGGCCGGCAGCGGCTCGGCCCGGGGTGGGTCAGCCACCTTCTGCAGGACGCTGTCACTCATCTGTGGCAGTCCCGGGCCGTGGACGCCGGGGAGACCGCCCGTTCCTACGGCCAGCGACGGGACGCCCTCATCGCGGCACTGGCCGACCGGGGCGTGCCGGCGCACGGCCGCAGCGGGATGAACGTATGGGTTCCGGTGCCGGATGAGACCGGCGCCGTCGCGCGGCTGCTGCACTCCGGCTGGGCTGTCGCCCCGGGCGCCCGGTTCCGGCTCGCATCGCCGCCCGGGATACGGCTGACCGTATCGGGGCTGTCGGGGCGCGACATCGCCCCGGTCGCCGACGCGGTGGCGGCGGCGGTCCAGCCCTTCGAGGCGCGGCGTTACGGCTGAAGCCACGCCATCACGCTCAGAGCTTGCGGAAGTCCCAGGACACCACGGTCTGCGGGGTCAGCCGCAGCCATGCGTGCCGCTCATCGTGCGGCATCCGGTCCAGCCCGAAGTACTTCGCCGCGAACAGCTTCTCCGGCGCGTCGAGCTCCGCGCACGGCTCGCCGGTGCGCGGAGCCTCCCCGACGAAGACCGCCTCGCCCGACAGCTCGGCGCCCCGCAGCTCGCCGTAGTCCGTCCCGTCATCGACCACCACCGCCAGCCGGGGATCACGGCGCAGCTGCGCCCAGCGCTTGCTGCGGATAATGGAGAACAGCCACAGCGAGGCCCCGTCCCAGCAGAACCACAGCGCCCCCACATGCGGGCTGCCGTCCGCGCCCACGGTCGCCACCCGGCAGGTGCGCTGCCTGACCAGGAACGCGTCGAGCTCCTGCGGCGTCATCATGATCCGGCGACCCCTTCGCTGCCCCGCTCCGGCCATCGTGCCCACCTCCGCATCGCTGACTGCCCGTCAGGAATCATGCGCGCTCTTCCCCGCGAACACAATGGCGGCTAGCCTCCCGGGCTTGGCCAGCTACTAGGGAGGACCGCATGCCACCGCAGCACCGGCTCGCCCAACTGCTCGACCCGGCGACCACCGCTCTGCTCACGGTCGAGTGCCAGCGTGGTGTGGTCGGCACGGACAGCGCGCTGCCCGAACTCGCCGACGCCGTCCGCGCCTCCGGCGCGCTGGCCCGTGTTGCCCAGCTGGTGGACGCCGCGCACGCCGCAGGGGTACAGGTACTGCACGCGGTCGCCGAGCGCCGCCCCGACGGGCGCGGTTCAAACCGCAACGCCCGCCTCTTCCGAGCCGCCGAACGGCTCCCCGTCCAGCAGCTGACCGGCTCCGCCGCAGTCCGTGTCGCCGATCCCATCCCGGTTTCCGAGGAGGACTTCGTCGTACGGCGGCTGCATGGGCTGTCGCCGCTGGCGGGCACGGCTGTGGACCCGCTGTTGCGGAACATCGGGGCCCGCACCCTGGTCATTACCGGTGTGTCGGCCAATGTGGCCATCCCCAACGCGGTTTTTGACGCGGTCAATCTCGGCTACACCGCCGTGGTCCCGGCTGACGCCATCGCCGGGGTGCCGCAGGACTACACCCCGGCGATGGTCCGTAACACCCTCGCTCTGGTCGCCACGGTCACCGCCACCGCCGATGTGCTGGGCGCGTGGAAGCGCTGAGCAGGTGCCGCCGGGTCAGGCCAGCCGGATGGTGTCGCCGTCCACGGCGATCCGGGCTTCGGGCAGCGGTTTCTGCGCCGGGCCGTCCGCCACGCTCCCGTCGGCGATGCTGAACTTGCTGCCATGGCAGGCGCAGTTGATGGTGCCCCCCTTCACCTCGCGCACCACACAGCCCTGGTGGGTGCAGGTCGCCGAGTACGCCTTGAAGTCACCGCTGGTGGGCTGGGTCACCACGATCTTCTCATCCCGGAAGACGGTGCCCCCGCCTTCCGGGATCTGCGAGGTCTTGGCCAGGTCCGCGCCACCGCCGTCCTGCCCACCCTCCGGGGTCTGCTCCTGTGCCGGGGAATCGCCACCGCCGTCGGCGCCGTCGCCACCGCCGTCGGCGCCATAGCCATTGCCTGAGCCGCCGGAGTCACCGCAGGCGATGAGCGTGGCGGCGAGCCCGGTGGCCCCCGCGGCGGCGAGCAGGGTACGGCGGGTGGTCAGTGGTTCGGACATGGTTGCCCTTCCTGGTCCATGGACGGTTCACGAGGAGGTACGGCGCGCGCTCCCGCTGTGTTCAATGGGTGGCAAGGATCTTCCCCACCACGTCTAACCTGGTGAAATGCTCCCCGAAGTCATCGCCACCCGCTATGTCACCCCACTGCGGGAGGGTGGCTCGCTCCCGGGCATCGTCGAGGCCGACGATCTCGGTACATACGTCATGAAGTTCACCGGAGCCGGGCAGGGTCGCAAACCCCTCGTCGCGGAGGTCATCTGCGGGCAGCTCGCCCGCCGCCTCGGGCTGCGGGTGCCCTCGCTGGTCCAGATCCAGCTCGATCCGGTGATCGGTCTGGGGGAGCCGGACCAGGAGGTGCAGGAGCTGCTGAAGGCCAGCGGTGGCCTCAACCTCGGAATGGACTTCCTGCCCGGGTCGATCGGCTTTGAACCTCTCGCTTATCAGGTGAGCGCGGCCGAGGCGGGCCGGGTGGTGTGGTTCGACGCGCTCATCAACAACGTCGACCGCTCCTGGCGGAACCCCAATCTGCTCGTCTGGCACGGCGAGCTGTGGCTCATCGACCACGGCGCCACCATGATCTGGCACCACAACTGGCCCACGGCGCCCACCGCGTCCGCCAAGTCATACGACGCCTCCGACCATGTACCGGCGTCCTTCGGTCCGGATATCGCCGCGGCCGCGGCGGAACTGGCGCCGCGCGTGACCGAGGAACTGCTCGCCGAGTGCGCGGCCGATGTGCCCGACGAGTGGCTGGTCGATGAACCCGGCTTCGGCTCCCCGCGTGAACTGCGCCGCGCCTATACCGAGGTGCTGGCCGCCCGCGCCCGGACCGTTCATGAGCGCATCGCCATCGGTGCGCCCAGCATGGACAGGCCCTCCCAGGCGCCGGGCTGGCTGACCGGCTGGACGGAGGACGGCCAGTGAGCGGGCACGGTCTCCCTGAGCGCGGTGCTCTTGATGTGTTCGAGTACGCGGTGCTGCGGGTCGTGCCCAGAGTCGAGCGCGGCGAGCAGATCAACGCCGGAGTGATCCTCTACTGCCGGGCCCGTTCCTTTGTCGCCGCGCGGGTCCACCTGGACGTGGGCCGGCTGCGGGCGCTCGACCCGGACGCGGACGTCGTCGGAGTACGGGCCGCGCTGCGCGCCATCGAGGGCGTATGCCGTGGCGGCGCGGACGCCGGCCAGGCGGCCGGGGACGATGCCGGGCGGCGCTTTCGCTGGCTGATCGCCCCGCGCAGCACCGTCGTTCAGCCGGGCCCGGTGCACACCGGCCTGACCACTGACCCCGAGGCGGAGACGGAACGGCTGCTCGACCTGCTGGTGCGTTGAACCTCACCCCTGCCGGAAGAGCGTTGACAGTGCGTTGCCGGGCTTCTAGCGTCACCTCTGCCGTAGGTACTAAGCGGTTGCTCATCACTCAAGGCGAGGAGAACCAGCATGTCCACCACCGAGCAGCGCGTCGCGATCGTGACGGGCGGAGCCCGAGGCATCGGAGCGGCCACTGCCGTCCGGCTGGCCGAGGAAGGTCGAGCGGTCGCCGTGCTCGACCTGGACGAGACGGCGTGCAAGGACACCGTCGAGAAGATCACGGCAGCGGGCGGCACCGCGCTGGCCGTCGGCTGTGATGTGTCCGACGCGGAGCAGGTGGAGGCCGCCGTCACGCGGGTCGCCGACGAGCTCGGCGCGCCGACGGTCCTGGTCAACAATGCCGGGGTGCTCCGCGACAATCTGCTGTTCAAGATGAGCGAGTCCGACTGGGACACCGTCATGAACGTCCACTTGCGCGGTGCGTTCCTGATGTCGCGCGCCTGCCAGAAGCATATGGTTGACGCTGGTTTCGGCAGGATTGTCAACCTTTCCTCCAGCTCGGCGCTGGGCAACCGCGGTCAGATCAACTACTCCGCGGCCAAGGCCGGGCTGCAGGGATTCACCAAGACCCTCGCCAAGGAGCTGGGCAAGTTCGGCATCACCGCCAACGCGGTAGCCCCGGGCTTTATCGCCACCGATATGACCGCCGAGACCGCTGCCCGTGTCGGCATGGGGTTCGAGGACCTCCAGGCGGCAGCGGCCAGCCAGATCCCCGTACAGCGCGTCGGAAAGCCCGAGGATGTCGCGGGCGCCATCGCCTTCTTCGCCGGTGAGCAGGCGGGCTTCGTCTCCGGCCAGG
This window harbors:
- a CDS encoding PhzF family phenazine biosynthesis protein, with protein sequence MKICIVDAFTDRPFAGNPAAVVLLDSGPFPEDEQLQRLAAEVNLSETAYAHPLAPGSEADWALRWFAPAAEVSLCGHATLATAHVLHTSGRASGTVRFATRSGVLSADTAADGSITLDFPTAPLTPAPLPEEAATALGVQALSTHYTGPQVGDYLVEVGDEKTVRSLAPDFPALARLGGRGFVVTARADDPAGDYDFVSRGFFPAVGVNEDPVTGSAHTALAPFWSARLNRAELTGLQVSARTGLVRTMLREDRTLLTGTAVTVIDGELLTGL
- a CDS encoding EamA family transporter yields the protein MPASNTVTSVRSGRSVGLSLALFSAFAFGGSGVAAKPLIEAGLDPLHVTWLRVAGAALVMLPLAWHHRGLLRERPALLAGFGLFAVAGVQACYFAAISRIPVGVALLIEYLAPALVLGWVRCVQRRPVTRAAGVGVVLAVGGLTCVVEIWTGLSFDLLGLLLALGAACCQVGYFILSDHGSGDPDGRPAPDPIGVITYGLLFGAGVLTIIARPWGMEWPVLGGKAAMDGTPVPAALLLGWIVLIATVTAYLTGVVAVRRLSPQVAGVVACLEAVIATVLAWVLLGEYLSAAQVLGGAVVLAGAFVAQSSTPRAAPPEPVALGGAAEPVAELPAEVQAS
- a CDS encoding pyridoxamine 5'-phosphate oxidase family protein, whose translation is MAVTADSYAPTERTVPTRARERAAYDKELVHAILDEGYLCHLGFVRDGAPVVLPTLYARIGERLYVHGSTGSRPLRAAGQAGPGLPVCVTVTHVDGLVLARSAMHHSLNYRSVVVHGTARPLTDQSEKARVLDALVDHVVPGRAADVRPANAKELAATAVLVLDLHEVSAKVRDGGPNDDPEDLSLPHWSGVLPVATSYGAPVPADDLDVSVPVPGYLTAYARR
- a CDS encoding aminotransferase class I/II-fold pyridoxal phosphate-dependent enzyme is translated as MLGEYRIAGRRAAEIAASVERGVGSGELPPGQVLPPMRELAAQLGVNPNTVAAAYRTLRERGVIETAGRRGSRVRARPASTPREAIRVEAPEGVRDISQGNPDLALLPALGAALAAAAARYAQRPSLYGDPAVSAELVRMAREAFAADGVPEAPVALASGSLDAIERTLTAHLKPGDAVAVEDPGWGSLLDLVPALGLRAVPVTVDDEGPLPERADHALRRGARALVVTDRAQNPTGAAVSAERADALREVLAAHPRTVLIEDDHGHGIVDLPLYPLAGSTDHWILIRSTAKAYGPDLRLAVATGDAVTLDRLQGRQRLGPGWVSHLLQDAVTHLWQSRAVDAGETARSYGQRRDALIAALADRGVPAHGRSGMNVWVPVPDETGAVARLLHSGWAVAPGARFRLASPPGIRLTVSGLSGRDIAPVADAVAAAVQPFEARRYG
- a CDS encoding pyridoxamine 5'-phosphate oxidase family protein, whose translation is MAGAGQRRGRRIMMTPQELDAFLVRQRTCRVATVGADGSPHVGALWFCWDGASLWLFSIIRSKRWAQLRRDPRLAVVVDDGTDYGELRGAELSGEAVFVGEAPRTGEPCAELDAPEKLFAAKYFGLDRMPHDERHAWLRLTPQTVVSWDFRKL
- a CDS encoding isochorismatase family protein; this encodes MPPQHRLAQLLDPATTALLTVECQRGVVGTDSALPELADAVRASGALARVAQLVDAAHAAGVQVLHAVAERRPDGRGSNRNARLFRAAERLPVQQLTGSAAVRVADPIPVSEEDFVVRRLHGLSPLAGTAVDPLLRNIGARTLVITGVSANVAIPNAVFDAVNLGYTAVVPADAIAGVPQDYTPAMVRNTLALVATVTATADVLGAWKR
- a CDS encoding Rieske (2Fe-2S) protein; its protein translation is MSEPLTTRRTLLAAAGATGLAATLIACGDSGGSGNGYGADGGGDGADGGGDSPAQEQTPEGGQDGGGADLAKTSQIPEGGGTVFRDEKIVVTQPTSGDFKAYSATCTHQGCVVREVKGGTINCACHGSKFSIADGSVADGPAQKPLPEARIAVDGDTIRLA
- a CDS encoding HipA family kinase, which codes for MLPEVIATRYVTPLREGGSLPGIVEADDLGTYVMKFTGAGQGRKPLVAEVICGQLARRLGLRVPSLVQIQLDPVIGLGEPDQEVQELLKASGGLNLGMDFLPGSIGFEPLAYQVSAAEAGRVVWFDALINNVDRSWRNPNLLVWHGELWLIDHGATMIWHHNWPTAPTASAKSYDASDHVPASFGPDIAAAAAELAPRVTEELLAECAADVPDEWLVDEPGFGSPRELRRAYTEVLAARARTVHERIAIGAPSMDRPSQAPGWLTGWTEDGQ
- a CDS encoding DUF3037 domain-containing protein, with the translated sequence MSGHGLPERGALDVFEYAVLRVVPRVERGEQINAGVILYCRARSFVAARVHLDVGRLRALDPDADVVGVRAALRAIEGVCRGGADAGQAAGDDAGRRFRWLIAPRSTVVQPGPVHTGLTTDPEAETERLLDLLVR
- the fabG gene encoding 3-oxoacyl-ACP reductase FabG — translated: MSTTEQRVAIVTGGARGIGAATAVRLAEEGRAVAVLDLDETACKDTVEKITAAGGTALAVGCDVSDAEQVEAAVTRVADELGAPTVLVNNAGVLRDNLLFKMSESDWDTVMNVHLRGAFLMSRACQKHMVDAGFGRIVNLSSSSALGNRGQINYSAAKAGLQGFTKTLAKELGKFGITANAVAPGFIATDMTAETAARVGMGFEDLQAAAASQIPVQRVGKPEDVAGAIAFFAGEQAGFVSGQVLYVAGGPLD